A region of the Ornithinimicrobium ciconiae genome:
TCAAGGCCATGCCGGTCGTGCTCAGCGTGCTGTCGAGCGTCGGCATCGTCGCCATGCTCTGGGTCGGTGGCCACATCATCCTGGTCGGCATGAACGATCTGGGCTTCTCCCCGATCTATGACTGGGTCCACCACCTCGAAGGCATCGTCGGCGGCTGGGTGCCGGCGATCAGCGGTGCGCTGTCCTGGTTGACGAACACCTTCTTCTCCGCGCTCCTCGGACTGCTGTGGGGTGCAGTCCTCGTGGCGGTCATGCACCTGCTGCCGATCGGCCGCAAGGATCCCGTGCACTGAGGGGGTAGCGCGGGAACGTGGCCCGGCACGCGTTGGGTGCCGTCACCCTCGACAGGTAGCCTCGGCCCGTGACTGAAACCCCGACCCCTCCCGTCGCAGCCAGGATCGAGCATGTGCGGGAGCACCATGGTGACAACGTCAGCGACCCCTATGAGTGGCTGCGTGAGAAGTCCAACGCCGAGGTGATCGCACACCTCGAGGCTGAGAACACCTATACCGAGGCGATGACCAGTCATCTGGGTGACCTCACGGAGGCAGTCTTCACCGAGATCAAGACCCGCACCCAGGAGACCGACCTGTCAGTGCCGGTGCGGCACGGCGACTGGTGGTACTACTCGCGCACCGTCGAGGGACAGCAGTACGCCATCCACTCCCGGATCGCCGTGGCCGACAGTCCCGACCGGCCCGAGGTCGCCGCTGACGGGGTCCCCGCGCAGGAGCAGATCCTGCTGGACGGCAACCAGGAGGCACAGGGCGAGTCCTTCCTGTCCTATGGCGGCTTCGAGGTCAGCCACGACGCGATGCAGCTGGCCTACTCCGTGGACACCAGCGGCGACGAGCGTTTTGACGTGCGGATCAAGGACCTGAGCACCGGCCAGGTCACCGAGCCCGGCATCACCGGGGTGGGCTACGGCCTGGCCTGGTCGGCCGACGGGCGCTACCTGTTCTACACCCGGGTCGACGACGCCTGGCGTCCCTACCAGGTGTGGCGCCACGAGATCGGCTCGCAGGACCCGGCGACCGCCGATGTGCTGGTCTTCCAGGAGGACGACGAGCGCTTCTGGATGGGCCTGGACACCTCCCGTGACGAGACGCACCTGCTCATCGGTCTGGGCACCAAGAACACCACCGAGTACCACCTGCTGCCGACCAGCGACCCGCTGGGTGACTTCCAGGTGGTCGCCCCCCGCGAGGAGGGCGTGGAGTATGCCGTGGAGGTCGCCAGCGACACCCTGTGGATCGTGCACAACCGCAACCACCGCGACTCCGAGCTGGCCCGGGCACCGCTGTCGGGGAGGTCGGCCCAGGACTGGAGCACCGTCATACCGGGCAGGGACGGGCAGCGGATCGCGGCAGTCGAGGCCTTCGCCACCCACCTGGCCGTCTCGCTGCGCACCGACGGACTGTCCCAGGTGCTGGTCCTGCCGCTGGACGCGACCAGTGACACCGGTGTGGGTGCGGGCTACCAGGTGCCGGTCGAGGAGGTTGTCTACAGCATCGACACCGGCAGCAATCCGGCCTACGACACCGGGACGCTGCAGGTGGTCATCGAGTCTTTGGTGACGCCTCGCTCGGTCTTCGACCTCGACCTGGGCTCGGGTGAGCTGACGCTGCTCAAGAGGCAGCCTGTCCTCGGTGATTTCGACCCGGACGACTATGTGCAGCACCGCCTCTGGGCGACCGCCGCCGACGGCACTCAGGTGCCGATCTCGCTGGTGGCGCACAAGGACGTGGTCGCGGACGGGACCGCGGCCGGCGTGCTCTACGGCTACGGCTCCTACGAGATCTCCATCGACCCCTACTTCTCGGTGTCGCGGCTGTCCTATCTCGACCGCGGCATCGTCTACGCCATCGCCCACATCCGCGGCGGTGGGGAGATGGGTCGGGGCTGGTACGAAGCCGGTCGCATGGAGAACAAGAAGAACACCTTCACCGACTTCATCGCCTGCGCCGACGAGCTGGTCTCCTCGGGGTGGGTCGCCCCGGACCGGCTCGGTGCCGCCGGTGGCTCGGCAGGTGGCCTGCTGATGGGTGCCGTGCTCAACCTGGCGCCGGAGAAGTTCCGCGCGGTGCACGCTGCGGTGCCCTTCGTCGACGCACTGACCACGATCCTGGACCCCTCACTGCCGCTGACGGTGGGGGAGTGGGAGGAGTGGGGCAACCCCCTGGAGCATGCCGATGTCTACGAGTACATGCGCTCCTACACCCCCTACGAGAACATCAGGGCGGTGGACTATCCGGCGATCCTGGCGACCACCGGTCTCAACGACACCCGGGTCTTCTATGTCGAACCGGCCAAGTGGGTGGCGCGACTGCGTGAGACGGTCACCTCCGACCCGGCGCACCGACCGATCCTGCTCAAGACGGAGATGGTCGCCGGCCACGGTGGCAAGACGGGCCGGTATGACGCGTGGCGGGAGACCGCTTTTGAGATCGCCTTCTTGATCGACCAGCTGGGCGCCGCCTGAGCTCGCGCCGCCTGAGCTCGCGCCGCCTGAGTTCGCGCGGGCTGAGTTCGCGCCGCCGTGCGGCACGACGCAACTGTGCTCAGCTGCAGTCGATGGTGTTGCCAGACTCCACACCGTCCCGGAGCCAGTAGCCGTAGCCGCCGACGGACTCGGCGACCTCGCAGACTGAGTCCGTGTCATAGCCGACCCAGTGGTAGGTCGCGTAGATGTTGGCTGCGCCCGTGGAGGCCGACGGACGGTTGAAGTTGTCGCACGACAGGTCCGTGCGCAGGTAGGCAGACCCAGGGTGCGCGTCCAAGGATGCCTGCACCTGGTCGGCGACATCAGAACCCACAAAGCTGTCGATAACCACCACACCAGCGCCGTCACAGTCGGGATAGGAGATCTGCTGGCTCACGTCGAGATCACCGGGCCGGAAGCTGCCGAAGTCTGAGCTGTCGACGAACGTGTGGACGGGTTCACTGGCCAGCACGGTGCTGCCCTGCATGACCCGCACCTCCCCGGAGGAGACGTCATAGGAGCCACCCCCGTCGACCACGCCCGACCAGCCGTAGGACGTCGCGACCGCGGGGGTGGTGATGGTCAGTCCGTCCCCGCGATTGAGTCCGTGATAGGTCAGCGAGCCATAGCTGTCGCAGATGATCGCGCGGAAGGAGTCGGTGTCGGCCAGGGCCACGAAGGAGCCCCGGTCGCGACAGTATGCCGAGTCAAAAGCGGCCGCGTCCGTGCCAGGGGCCGGGTTGGTCGACGAGCCGCCCGGTGGGGCGGGCGTGGTGCCAGGCGTGGTGCCTGAGGAGCCGGAGCCCGAACCGCCAGAGTCTGAGCTGCCGGTGTCTGAGCTGCCGGCGCCGGTGCCGTCCGAAGCCTGATGGCCTGAGCTGGATCCTGAGGCGCCCGACCCGGTGTCGGGGCTGTCAGCCAGCGGTGCCTCCGCGAGGGGCTCGCTGTCGTTGGTCGGAGTCGGCTGCACGGCTGGCTCGACGGGTGCGGGCTCCTCGTCGGTCAGGGCAGCCTCGTCGGCAACGGCACCATCCTCGGAGCCGAGCAGGTCCTCGCGTCCACCCGCGCTGTGGAAGGTCGTGGGGGTGTCCTCTGGCTGGTTGAGCCACCAATAGGTGCCGCCGGCAGCGGCGGCGACCACCAGGGCACCGACGAGTCCCAGGACGACCGGAGCACGGCGAGCGCCGCTGTGCGGTGGCTGCGAGGACGATGCTGTCATCGCTGCGGCAGGTGCCACCGGGGCCGTGTCGTGTGCACTGGCGGCCGCAGGCGGGACGGACGCTGGCGCCATCGAGGCGGCAACGGGCAGCGGCATGGTGAGTGGCCCGGGGTCGCTGGGTGGGGCTTCCCCCAGCGCCTCCAGCACGTGCTGCAGGGTGGGGCGACGGGACGCGTCGTCGGCGATCATCGAGGTCACGATCAAGGGCAGGGCTGACGATGGTCCAGAGGTGGTGTTCCGGCCCGTGTAGCCATCCAGTGCTCGCATCAGCTGGCCCAGACTGTAGACGTCCTCGGGCGGCTGGGGCGCCCTGACTCCATGCTCCGGTGCTGCTGGCCAGTTCGACGGTCGTTCTTGGGGATGGGGGCCTGCGAGGGTGACGGCGCCGACCTCGTTGTGCTCGGACACCGTGACGAAGACGGTGTGCGGCCCCACGTCACCGTGCGCAATGCCCTGGTCGTGCGCCGCGACCAGCTGATGGGCGACGGCCCGACCGACCGCCACCGTCGCCTGTGACCGCAGAGGCACACCGGAACTCATCAACGCCACGATGGACTGTTCACTCATAGGGACCCCTCGAGCAGGTTGAAGTTGAGACGCAGGGACACGGTCCGTGGACACTGGCCCTGACAGAGCACCACATCCGTGTCGCGTTGCAGTCGCGCTTGTGTCGCGACCCGGCCCCGCGCGGTCCAGGCACGACGCTCGCGCGACACAAGCACGACACTCGCGCGACAGTGATCTGGTGTCATCCGCCACGTGCCTATCGAGGGGAGCCAGCCCACCATGAACTTCTGCACCTCCTGCGGATCGCCGGCCGGTGATGGCCGGTTCTGTGGCAACTGCGGCTCGCCGCTGACGGCCGCGACCGACCAGCAGCCGACCGACCAGCAGCCGACCGACCAGCAGCCGACCGACCAGCAGCCGACCGACCAGCAGCCGAGTGGACAGCAGCCGGGTGGACAGGCACCAGGCGGGGCGCACCACGACTCGGTGCAGCCGCAGAACCCCCAGCCCTGGGACCCGGGGGCTGCGGTTTCCCAGCAGCTTGCACCGGACAGTCCATCTGGGGTGAGCGCCCCGGCAGTGGCGGGGAACGAGTCGCACGAGCACTGGGTCTCGCTCACGACACCGGCTTCCTCCGCAGAGACGGGCCAGCTGGCCACGCCGAGCACCTCCCTGGCCACGCCGAGGACCTCCCTGGCCGGGTCCGGAGACCTCGGGGACGTGATCCGGTCCAACCCCGGACCGGCGTTGCGGGCCGGTGCTGTCCTGGTGCTGGTGATCATCGCGCTGATCAAACCGTGGGAGCTCACCGCCCTCGGACTGTGGGGGGCCACCGAGAGCAACGCCGCGGCTGGCAACGGCTGGGCGCTGCTGGCGCTGCTGCTCGTGGCCGTGGCCGCCGCGATCGGTTTCTTCGCCGACAACGTCAGGACGCTGGAGCTGCCGATCGAGCCCCGCGTGCTGCAGGCGGTGCTCGTCGCACCCTTGGCAGTCCTGGCTGTGATCGCCATGATCCGCATGCTCGCCGAGGAGTCGGTGATGGGGCCATCAGTGGCGATCGGGCTGGTGGCGGCCATCCTCGCGGTCCAGATCGGTGCGCCGCTCCCGGAGGCGAGCACCGCCCGTCAGACCGCGATGGTGCTGCTCGTCTTCGGTGCCGTGCTGACCCTGTGGCAGCTGCGCGGGATCGTGGAGCTCGGACGGGTGGACGGGATGCTGGCAGTCATCCTGTTCATCACCGTCGGGTGGATCCCGCTGCTGGCAGCCTGGTTCGTCATGGGCCTGCGCGAGCACAAGCCGGCGGAGTGGGCGGCGCTGATCGTCTTTGGGGCGGCCCTGCTGGCGGCGATGCTCCTGGTGTCCGGGGGTGCCGACGTCGGGCTCACCCTGCTGCTGGCAGGCGCCACCGTCGCGACCGCTCCCGGGCTGGCGAGCCTGATGCAGATGTCCCCGGACCCTGCGGACCGCTGGTTGCAGTGGGCCGCCGGTGTCATGGTCCTGTGGATGGTCGGCGGTGCGGTCATGTGTGTGATCGGGCTGTTCGGGGCGATCCAACTCAGCGGCTCCGGCATCGGCGTCGGTGCTCTGGTCTGGATCGGGCTGTGGGGCGCGGCGACAGCCATCGTGGCCGGTGTCGCCCGCAACAAGCTCGTGGAGGATCCCGCGGTGGGCCGCATGATCGCCGTGATCTTCGCGGCCGTCTCGGTGCTGATCTATGTCGTCTCGTTGGCGGCGATCGACGCTGACCTCACCGAACCGGCCACCCTCCTGGTGGGACTCACGGTGCCGGTCGTCATCGTCCTGATGCTGGCGGTCCCTGGCTCGGTGAACCGGCGCTATGGCAACCTGCTGCCGACGAGCACCTCTGGTCGCGTCGTCGACTAACCAGGTGCTCCGACTGACGTCAGGCGCGGGTCGCGACGGTGAGCAGGACCGCTGCGTCGGAGAGAGCGGCCAGATCGTGTCGGGCCGCCGGGATCACCAGAAAGTCGCCGGCGCTGCCCTCCCAGACGTCATCACCAGCGCCGAGGCGGACCTGACCGCGCAGGACCTGCAACGTCGCCTCGCCTGGTGTCTCGTGCTCATTGAGCGATCTGCCCTCGACCAGCACGATCAGCGTCTGTCGCAGGTCGTGGTCGTGTCCGCCATGAAGTGTCACCGCCGCCCGCCCACTACTGGCCGCGTGTGCTTTCGCGAGCTGCTCGTCGATGAGCTTGACCACAGAGGTGGACTCCATGGTCGCACCCTACCAATCGTCCTCGTGCTGGGTGAGCGGCGTGAGTGCCGCCCAGACCACTTCGCGTCGCTGTCTGCCATGCTGGGCAGGTGCCGGAACGTGCCTGCCAGTTCTGCGCGATCATCCGCGGTCAGGAGCCTGCGGAGATCGTGCTGGACACCCCTGAGGTGCTGGCCTTCCTGGACCGGCGTCCCGTCTTCAAGGGCCATCTCCTGGTGGTGCCGCGGGACCACGTCGAGACGTTGACCGACCTGCCCGACCCATTGCTCGAGCCGGTCTTCTCCGCAGCCCGTCTGATGGCCGCGACTGTCAAGACAGCGCTGGGCTGCACGGGTTCCTTTGTGGCGCTGAACAACACGGTCAGCCAGTCCGTCCCGCACCTGCACGTGCACGTGGTGCCCCGCACCAAGGGCGACGGGTTGCGTGGATTCTTCTGGCCGCGGACGACCTATGAGGACGGTGAGATGACCGAGTATGCCGACCGGCTGCGGGCCGCCCTCACCGACCAGACCGGGGCGGACGGCATACGAGAAGGAGATCAGCGTGAGTGACGTGCGCCCGCCGGACCCGGTCCCTGACGGCGTCGCCGCGGACCTGGCCGGGCTGCGGAGCGCGCTCGAGGCGCAACTGGTGCCCCGCACCCCCGACAACCTGTTGATCGGCACCTGGAACATCCGCCACCTGGGTGGTTACACCGACAAGTGGACCGCGACGGACGGCGACTCACCGAAGCGGGACTGGCACTCCATGGCGGCCCTGGCGGAGGTGATCCGGCGTTTCGACGTGACCGCGATCCAGGAGACCCGGCGGGACACCTCCGCGCTGTTTGCGATCCTGTCCCTGCTGGGGGACGACTTCCGGGTGATCGCCTCGGACGTGACCGAGGGCGACAAGGGCAATGACGAGCGGTTGGCCTACATCTATGACGCGACCCGGGTGCAACCCTCCGGTCTGGTCGGGGAGATCGTGCTGCCCGCGGACGCTGAGGGCGAGGTGAAGCAGTTTGCCCGCACCCCCTATGCCGCGGGGTTCGTGCGCAATGGGGTGGAGTTCATCCTCACGACCGTGCATGTGCTGTGGGGCAAGCGACCTGACGACCGGCTGCCGGAGCTCACTGCGTTCGCGGAGTGGATGCGCAGCTGGGCCGACCGCCCCAAGGACTGGAACCGCAACCTGATGGTGCTCGGAGACTTCAACATCGACCGCTACGAGGACCCGTTGTGGCAGGCGTTCTTCGCCACCGGGCTGTCCCCGCCGGCGGTGCTGCACGACGTGCACCGGACGATCTTCGACAACGACTTCGATCGGCACTTCTATGACCAGATCTCGTGGTTCACGCCGACGCTGGCGGACGGCACGACGGTCTCGCGGCTCGAGGGGCTGGAGTTCGACCAGGTCGGTGGCAATGTCGACTTTCTGCCCCATGTCCTCACCGGGTCTGGGTTGGACAAGCAGCAGATGTCCTGGCGGATCAGTGACCACTACCCGCTGTGGCTGGAGTTCCTCGTCAGCGAGTGACGGGTGCCGGGACAGTTTCCGCCTCAGCGGGCGACCGGCAATGTCCTGCAGTGCCAAGGTGTGAAGGGACCAAACCTCCCCACACAGAGGTCAGGCGATGAAGACCGTGGTCTGCGTCCCGACGAACTCATAGCCCAGCACCTGCGCGAGGCGCTTGGACGCCTCGTTGTCCCACCGGGCCCGCCACTGCGGGACCAGTCCGGCGTCGAGCGCGGCGTTGGTGCCGGCCGCCGCGGCCAGCACCCCATAGCCCCGGCCGCGCGCCTTCGAGCTGGTCAGCACGCCCATGTGGGCCAGGGCATCGGCCCACACCAGATAGCCGGACCCGGCCAGCGGCTCGCCGTCGGGAGCGTCCAGCAGGATCCAGCGGTGCGGCATGCTGCTCAGCCCGACCTCCTCGACGTCCTCGTCAGAGCACGCCGCCTCCAGGGCGGCGACGGCGGCCCCGTCCTGGCTGATCGGCAGGTCCGCGTGCTCGACCCGGTCGTCGGTGTAGGACAGCTCGGCGGACCCCAACGGTCGGGCGCCGTGGTCGGCGGCGAGGCTCATCAGGACCGGGAGCAGCGCGAGCTGGTCGTCGGGCACGGTGCTCGCCCGGTCAAGTGCCCACCGCGGTCCGCTCAGGATGCCCTGACCGAAGACTCGCACGAAGGAGACGGTCTCCGCCTCCGCCACCTCACGCACCAGCCGTGGGAACGTGCCGGACGTCGGGACAGCGGAGTCCGCGCCCGACTCTGCGGCTTCTGCCGGCCCGGTGCCCAGTTCAGCGACGCCGAGCAACTGGGCCCAGGCACGCCGGATGGTCTGTTGTGTG
Encoded here:
- a CDS encoding S9 family peptidase, which translates into the protein MTETPTPPVAARIEHVREHHGDNVSDPYEWLREKSNAEVIAHLEAENTYTEAMTSHLGDLTEAVFTEIKTRTQETDLSVPVRHGDWWYYSRTVEGQQYAIHSRIAVADSPDRPEVAADGVPAQEQILLDGNQEAQGESFLSYGGFEVSHDAMQLAYSVDTSGDERFDVRIKDLSTGQVTEPGITGVGYGLAWSADGRYLFYTRVDDAWRPYQVWRHEIGSQDPATADVLVFQEDDERFWMGLDTSRDETHLLIGLGTKNTTEYHLLPTSDPLGDFQVVAPREEGVEYAVEVASDTLWIVHNRNHRDSELARAPLSGRSAQDWSTVIPGRDGQRIAAVEAFATHLAVSLRTDGLSQVLVLPLDATSDTGVGAGYQVPVEEVVYSIDTGSNPAYDTGTLQVVIESLVTPRSVFDLDLGSGELTLLKRQPVLGDFDPDDYVQHRLWATAADGTQVPISLVAHKDVVADGTAAGVLYGYGSYEISIDPYFSVSRLSYLDRGIVYAIAHIRGGGEMGRGWYEAGRMENKKNTFTDFIACADELVSSGWVAPDRLGAAGGSAGGLLMGAVLNLAPEKFRAVHAAVPFVDALTTILDPSLPLTVGEWEEWGNPLEHADVYEYMRSYTPYENIRAVDYPAILATTGLNDTRVFYVEPAKWVARLRETVTSDPAHRPILLKTEMVAGHGGKTGRYDAWRETAFEIAFLIDQLGAA
- a CDS encoding HIT family protein, with protein sequence MPERACQFCAIIRGQEPAEIVLDTPEVLAFLDRRPVFKGHLLVVPRDHVETLTDLPDPLLEPVFSAARLMAATVKTALGCTGSFVALNNTVSQSVPHLHVHVVPRTKGDGLRGFFWPRTTYEDGEMTEYADRLRAALTDQTGADGIREGDQRE
- a CDS encoding GNAT family N-acetyltransferase is translated as MKGSTQQTIRRAWAQLLGVAELGTGPAEAAESGADSAVPTSGTFPRLVREVAEAETVSFVRVFGQGILSGPRWALDRASTVPDDQLALLPVLMSLAADHGARPLGSAELSYTDDRVEHADLPISQDGAAVAALEAACSDEDVEEVGLSSMPHRWILLDAPDGEPLAGSGYLVWADALAHMGVLTSSKARGRGYGVLAAAAGTNAALDAGLVPQWRARWDNEASKRLAQVLGYEFVGTQTTVFIA
- a CDS encoding DUF7937 domain-containing protein gives rise to the protein MPIEGSQPTMNFCTSCGSPAGDGRFCGNCGSPLTAATDQQPTDQQPTDQQPTDQQPTDQQPSGQQPGGQAPGGAHHDSVQPQNPQPWDPGAAVSQQLAPDSPSGVSAPAVAGNESHEHWVSLTTPASSAETGQLATPSTSLATPRTSLAGSGDLGDVIRSNPGPALRAGAVLVLVIIALIKPWELTALGLWGATESNAAAGNGWALLALLLVAVAAAIGFFADNVRTLELPIEPRVLQAVLVAPLAVLAVIAMIRMLAEESVMGPSVAIGLVAAILAVQIGAPLPEASTARQTAMVLLVFGAVLTLWQLRGIVELGRVDGMLAVILFITVGWIPLLAAWFVMGLREHKPAEWAALIVFGAALLAAMLLVSGGADVGLTLLLAGATVATAPGLASLMQMSPDPADRWLQWAAGVMVLWMVGGAVMCVIGLFGAIQLSGSGIGVGALVWIGLWGAATAIVAGVARNKLVEDPAVGRMIAVIFAAVSVLIYVVSLAAIDADLTEPATLLVGLTVPVVIVLMLAVPGSVNRRYGNLLPTSTSGRVVD
- a CDS encoding endonuclease/exonuclease/phosphatase family protein; this translates as MSDVRPPDPVPDGVAADLAGLRSALEAQLVPRTPDNLLIGTWNIRHLGGYTDKWTATDGDSPKRDWHSMAALAEVIRRFDVTAIQETRRDTSALFAILSLLGDDFRVIASDVTEGDKGNDERLAYIYDATRVQPSGLVGEIVLPADAEGEVKQFARTPYAAGFVRNGVEFILTTVHVLWGKRPDDRLPELTAFAEWMRSWADRPKDWNRNLMVLGDFNIDRYEDPLWQAFFATGLSPPAVLHDVHRTIFDNDFDRHFYDQISWFTPTLADGTTVSRLEGLEFDQVGGNVDFLPHVLTGSGLDKQQMSWRISDHYPLWLEFLVSE
- a CDS encoding cupin domain-containing protein, coding for MESTSVVKLIDEQLAKAHAASSGRAAVTLHGGHDHDLRQTLIVLVEGRSLNEHETPGEATLQVLRGQVRLGAGDDVWEGSAGDFLVIPAARHDLAALSDAAVLLTVATRA
- a CDS encoding serine/threonine-protein kinase, producing MSEQSIVALMSSGVPLRSQATVAVGRAVAHQLVAAHDQGIAHGDVGPHTVFVTVSEHNEVGAVTLAGPHPQERPSNWPAAPEHGVRAPQPPEDVYSLGQLMRALDGYTGRNTTSGPSSALPLIVTSMIADDASRRPTLQHVLEALGEAPPSDPGPLTMPLPVAASMAPASVPPAAASAHDTAPVAPAAAMTASSSQPPHSGARRAPVVLGLVGALVVAAAAGGTYWWLNQPEDTPTTFHSAGGREDLLGSEDGAVADEAALTDEEPAPVEPAVQPTPTNDSEPLAEAPLADSPDTGSGASGSSSGHQASDGTGAGSSDTGSSDSGGSGSGSSGTTPGTTPAPPGGSSTNPAPGTDAAAFDSAYCRDRGSFVALADTDSFRAIICDSYGSLTYHGLNRGDGLTITTPAVATSYGWSGVVDGGGSYDVSSGEVRVMQGSTVLASEPVHTFVDSSDFGSFRPGDLDVSQQISYPDCDGAGVVVIDSFVGSDVADQVQASLDAHPGSAYLRTDLSCDNFNRPSASTGAANIYATYHWVGYDTDSVCEVAESVGGYGYWLRDGVESGNTIDCS